GCGGTCACGGCAATATCGTCAATTGCCCCCTGCGCTCGGGCGCCGACGGCCTGCGCTTTCGCGAGGCCTTCACCGAGCGGATCACCCCGGCGCTGCGCGCCTTCGCCCCCGATCTGATCATCATTTCCGCCGGCTTCGACGCCCATGTGATGGACCCGATGGCCAATCTCAACCTCAAGGTCGCCGATTTCGTCTGGGCGACCGAGCAGGTCCTCGATGTCGCCAATGACGTCTGCGACAGCCGGGTGGTGTCGGTGCTCGAAGGCGGTTACGATCTGACGGCCCTGGCCTCTTGCGTCTCGGCTCACGTCAAGACCTTGATGGAACGCTGACCCCGCCCGAAAACCGCCGGGCTTTGGCGTAAACGCGGTTTCGGTGGGCGGTGTGCGCGGGGCGGTTGCTCCGCGCCCCGCCTGTCGTTACAATCCCGCGCCTTTGCAGCAGCCGAAGGCCGTCATGTCCGACGATATCAAACACGGCGTCTCCCGCGGCCCCTCGGGCTCCGGCGCGGATGAAAATGGCATCGACATCGCCAGCCTGTCTTTCGAACAGGCTTTGACCGAACTCGAGTCCATCGTGCGCAAGCTCGAACAGGGAACGATCGAGCTTGATCAGGCGGTCGGCGCCTATGAGCGGGGGGTCGCCCTCAAGCGCCATTGCGAAGCCAAGCTCGCCGAGGCGCGGATGAAGGTCGAGCGCATTTCCCTGGGCCCCGACGGCAGCGTCGGCACCGCCCCCTTCGATGCGACGTGAAAGACCATCGGCGAGACCGGAGCATTCATGAAGTGGGGGACCTTGGGACCGTGAGTCATCTCAACGAAGTCATGGCCGCCGAAGCGCTGGCCATCAACGATCACCTGTCGCAACTGATGCCGGCGACGGACGGCCCCGAGGGGCGGGTCGTCGACGCCATGCGCTACGCCGCCCTTGAGGGCGGCAAGCGTCTGCGGCCGTTTCTGGTCTTGCAGTCGGCGCAGTTGTTTTCGGTGTCGCGGGCCTGCGCGCTGAATGTCGCCGCCGCCATCGAAATGATCCACTGCTACTCGCTGATCCACGACGACCTGCCGGCGATGGATAACGATGATCTGCGCCGGGGCCGCCCCACCGTCCATCGGCAATACGACGAGCCGACCGCCATCCTGGCCGGCGACGCCCTGTTGACCAAGGCCTTCGAGGTCATCGCCCTGCCCGGCACCCATTCCGATCCGGCGGTGCGCTGCGACTTGGTCACGGAGCTGGCGATCGCCGCCGGCGCCAAGGGCATGGTCGGCGGTCAGATGATCGATCTGATGGCCGAACGCGGCCTGATCGACGGCGCGCTCGACGTTCCGGCGATCACCCGCATGCACCAGCTCAAGACTGGGCGGCTGATCAGCTTCTCCTCGATCGCCGGGGCGATCCTGGGCAAGGCGCCGCGCTCGCAGCGTCAGGCCCTGTTCAATTACGCCCATGATCTGGGTCTGGCCTTCCAGATCGCCGACGACCTGCTCGATGTGGAGGGCGATACCGCCACCCTGGGCAAGACCGCCGGCAAGGACGAGGCCTCGGGCAAATCCACCTTCGTTTCCCTGCTTGGCCTCGAGCGCGCCCGCGATCAGGCCGACATGCTGGCCGAACAGGCCGTCAATCACCTTGACGCCTTCGACGAGAAGGCCGACCTGCTGCGCGCCGTTGCCCGTTTCGTCGTCGACCGCAAAAGCTGAAGCCCCCCGGGGGTGTTTCCCCCCGTCAAGGGACGGTTTTCATACGAGGAGAATTCCGCCGTGACATCGAGACCGATAACGCCGCTTTTGGACACGATCCGCGGTCCTTCGGACACACGGGGTCTTTCGGTGGCGCAGCTGGAGCAGCTGGCGCGCGAAGTGCGGGCGGAAATGATCGACGCGGTCTCGGTGACCGGCGGTCATCTGGGCTCGGGGCTTGGGGTGGTCGAGCTGACGGTGGCCCTCCATCACGTGTTCGACACCCCCGACGACCGCATCATCTGGGATGTCGGCCATCAGTGTTATCCCCACAAGATCCTGACCGGGCGGCGCGATCGCATCCGCACCCTGCGCCAGGGCGGCGGGCTGTCGGGCTTCACCCTGCGCGAGGAAAGCCCCTATGACCCCTTCGGCGCCGGGCATTCCTCGACCTCGATCTCGGCGGGTCTGGGCATGGCCATCGGCTCGGCCCTGGCCGGCGACGCCCGCGACGTGGTGGCGGTGATCGGCGATGGCTCGATGAGCGCGGGCATGGCCTATGAGGCGATGAACAACGCCGGGGCGGCCAAATCGCGGCTGATCGTCATCCTCAACGACAACGACATGTCGATCGCCCCGCCGGTGGGGGCGATGAGCGCCTATCTGTCGCGGCTGCTCAGTTCGAAAAGCTGGCTGTCGATCCGCACCCTGGCCAAGGAGATCGTCGCCCGCCTGCCCGACGCCCTGGAGCGCACGGCCAAGCGGGCCGAGGAATACGCCCGCGGCATGGTGACGGGCGGTGGCACGCTGTTCGAGGAGATGGGCTTTTATTACGTCGGGCCGATCGACGGCCATCGCATGGACCATCTGGTGCCGGTGCTGCGCAACGTGCGCGAGGCCGGGCGCGATGGTCCGGTGCTGATCCACGTGGTGACGCAAAAGGGCAAGGGCTATGCCCCGGCCGAGAACGCGCCCGACAAATACCACGGCGTGTCGCGCTTCAACGTGGTGACCGGGGTTCAGGAAAAGGCCAAGCCGCAGGCGCCGTCCTATACGGCGGTGTTTGGCAAGCAGCTGGTGGCGGCGGCGGCCAAGGACCACCGCATCGTCGCGGTGACGGCGGCGATGCCCGGCGGCACCGGCCTTGACAAGCTGGCGGCGGCCTATCCGCAGCGCTGCTTCGATGTCGGCATCGCCGAACAGCACGCCGTGACCTTCGCCGCCGGTCTGGCCTGCGAGGGGTTGAAGCCCTTCGTCGCCCTCTATTCCAGCTTTTTGCAGCGCGGCTATGATCAGGTGGTCCACGACGTGGTCTTGCAGAAGCTGCCGGTGCGCTTCGCCATCGACCGCGCCGGGTTCGTCGGCGCCGACGGGGCGACCCATGGCGGCGTCTTCGACATGGCCTTCCTCGGCTGCCTGCCCAATCTGGTGGTGATGTGCGCCGCCGACGAGGCCGAGCTGGCGCGCATGGTGGTGACGGCGGCCGGCCATGACAGCGGCCCGATCGCCCTGCGCTATCCGCGCGGCGAGGGCGTGGGGGTGGAGATCCCCGAGGATCCCCAACCTTTGGCGATCGGCAAGGGCCGCATCGTGCGCGAGGGCAAGGGCGTGGCCCTGCTGTCGATCGGCACCCGGCTGCAGTCGTGCCTGGAGGCCTGCGAGATCCTGGCGGCGCGCGGCCTGACGCCGACGGTGGCCGACGCCCGCTTCCTCAAACCCTTCGACGAGGAGCTGGTGGCCGATCTCGCCGCCCGCCACGAGGTGCTGATCGTCGTCGAGGAAGGCGCGATCGGCGGCTTTTGCTCCCATGTCGCCACCTGGCTGGCCAATCAGGGCCTGCTCGACGGCGGCCTCAAGCTGCGCGCCCTGCATATCCCCGACCGCTTCTTCGAGCACGACGCGCCCGAGGTCCAATGCGCCAAGGCCGGCATCGACGCCCAGGCCATCACCACCGCCGTCCTCGACGCCCTCAAGCTTGAAACCAGCGCCACCATCGACGCCGGCGCCCTGAAGGCGTGACAGGCGTGAACGACGACACGGCGGCCGATGACCGGCGCCCCCCGGGCGACAAGCGCCCGGGCAAGCTGCGCCTTGACCAGCTTCTGGTCGATCGCGGGCTGGTCGAAAGCCGGGCCAAGGCCCAGGCGGTGATTCTGGCCGGGCTGGTGTTTTCGGGCGAGCGGCGGCTGGAAAAGGCCGGCGCCCCGGTGGCCGCCGATCTGGCCATCGATGTCCGGGGCCAGCCCCATCCCTGGGTGTCACGCGGCGGTATGAAGCTTGATAAGGGGTTGGACAGCTTCGGCTTTTCCGCCGAAGGCCTGACCTGCCTCGATGTCGGCGCCTCGACCGGCGGTTTTACCGATGTTCTGCTGACCCGGGGAGCGGCCAAGGTCTATGCCGTCGATGTCGGCTATGGCCAGCTGGCCCACAAGCTGCGCACCGATGAGCGGGTTATCGTTCTGGAACGCACCAACGCCCGCCACCTTGACGCCACGCTGATCCCCGAGCCGGTGGGCGCCGTGGTCTGCGACGCCAGCTTCATCGGCCTGCGCACCGTTTTGCCCGCCGCCCTGGGCCGGGCGGCGCCGGGGGCCTTTCTGGTCGCCCTGATCAAACCGCAGTTCGAGGTCGGCCGCGAGCGCGTCGGCAAGGGCGGCGTCGTCCGCGATCCCGCCCTTCACGCCGAAGTCTGCACCACCATCACCGACTGGCTGGCCGCCCTGCCCGGCTGGAGCGTCGTCGGCCTGACCGAAAGCCCGATCAAGGGCCCGGAAGGCAACATCGAATTCCTCATCGGCGGCCGCTTCTCCGGGGTGTGAGCAAACCGGCCGCCCTTCGGCATGCCAACGGCCCGGCCGGGATTGTCCCGCCGGGCCGTTTCTTATGATCAGCGCCCGATCACCGGCATGGCCAGAGGTCCGGCCGAGGTGGCGCGCAGGCCGTCGATCGTCGGCGCAAGCTCGCTGCTCAGCCCGCTGACCAAGCCCAGCGCCGCCCGGACGCTGCGCACGCCGCCGATCTGCTCGGCGCTCATCAGGGCGCGCAACAGCCACTCCGGCCCCTCGCGCTTGGGATAGACGGTGATCGCCAGGGGGGCATGGGGGTCGAGACCGGCTTCCGTGCGGGCCAGTTCGATCGCCGTTTGCAGCCCGCCCAGGGCATCGACCAGCCCATGGGCCAGGGCATCCTCGCCGGTCCACACCCGACCGCGCGCCGCCTCTTCGATCGCTTCGGGCGACAGGCCGCGCCCGGCCGCCGCCTTGCCGGTGAAATCGGCATAGATGGCATCAAGGATCTGATCCATGCGCCGCTGCCCGGCCTCGTCGAAGGGATCGGTCAGGCTAAACAGCGCCGCGTTGCGCCCGGCCTCCACCCCGCCCCAGGCGATGCCTAGGTCCTCGCTGGCCTTGGCGATGGTGAACTTGCCAGCGACGACGCCGATCGAGCCGGTCAGGGTGCCGGGCTGGGCGACGATCTTATTGGCGCCCATCGCCATGTAATAGCCCCCCGAGGCGGCGACATCGCCCATCGAGGCGATCACCGGCAGGCCGTGCTGGCGGGCCCGGCTGACCGCGCGCCAGACCAGATCGGAGCCGACATAGGATCCCCCCGGGCTGTCGATACGCAACACGATGGCGGCCACCCCGGCATCGTCCACCGCGCTATCGATGGTGGCGGCCAGGGCGCGGGCATCGATTTCCTTGCCATCGAAGGGGCTGACCTTGCCATCGCCGGTAACGATCGGGCCGCTGGCCGCAATCAGCGCCAGACCCTTGGCTCCGGGCGCCGGCTTGGCCTTGGCCTGACGCTCGGCATACTGGCCGACGGACAGATGCTCGTCGGTTCCCGCCCGCTCGCCCATCGCCTTGCGCGCCTCGTCGGGATAGCCCAAACGGTCGATCAGGCCGCTTTCCAGGGCCTCGGCCGCCAGCAGCGGCGAGCGATCGATCAGCCCGCGCACCTGATCTTCGGACAGGCCCCGGGCCTCGGCCACGGCGCGCACCACTTGCCCGCTCCAGCCCTGGACCAGGGCGCCAAACGAGATCTCCTGCGCTGGGCTCATCCCATATTGGGTGGCGGTGGCGGCGGCGTCCTTGAATTCCTTGCGGGCGATGAACTGCGGCAGGATGCCAAGATCATCAAGCAGCTTGCGCACGAAGGGCATGCGCACGGCGAAGCCGGTGGTGCCCAGCATGCCCGAGGGCTGAAGCCAGACATCCTCGACCGCCGAAGCCAGATAATAGGGAACCGTGCCCTGACCGAACTCGCCGATGGTTTCGGCATAGGCGATCGACGGCTTGCCCGAGGCGCGGAAGGCCAGGATCGCCTGACGCAGCTCCTGGGCCTGGGCCATACCCAAAGACCCCTCGCCGATGCGCACCATCAGCCCCTTGACCGTGGGATCGCTGGCGGCGGCGATCAGCCCCTCGGTCACCGCGCGCAAGGAGGGCCGCTCACCCTCCCCCGACAGGAATCCCAGGCCGGGAAGGGCGCCGCCGTCTTCGGAAAAGGATCCGCTGGCGTCAAGATCGAGAACCAATTTGGTGGGCAGGGGCTCATCCTTGCCGATGAAGGACGAGAGCGCCACCGCGCCACTCACGATAAGAACACTCGCCAGAATGCCGACGACCGCAAAAACGACCAGCAAGGCCTTGCCGATGAACCGCATGTAGTCCTCCGAGGGGATAAGCGGCCAACAGTGTAGCCCTTTCCACCCCCGAGACAAGCCGGCCGCGCCGGGATCGGCCTATCGGCGCGGCCGCGTCCCCGGACGCCCCTTGATGCAGATTGCGAGTTTTCCGGGGCTCCGCCGCAGTGTGAGGCGCCAGGACCCCCGCATTTTGCGAGAGGACCACGGACCGATGGGGCGCAACCCCAGCGATTCCGCCGTTTTCACCGCTGGCACGGCGTTTGAAAGATAGGGAGCAGACCTCACCAGACCCCAGCGGGAGACGCCATCATGTTCGACACCTCGACCCCGACGCGCGATGACCTTGCCTATGGCGACATCGAGAGCACCGACCTGCTGCCCGAAGATGTTTTCAGCCGCGCCGCCCTGATGAGCAAGCAGTTCATGAAATGCCACGCCAAGATCATGCGGGCGATCGAAGCCGGCGATCTTGATCGCCTCTGCGCCCTGCGCAGCCAGCTCGTCGCCCTGCGCCGCCTTTACGGCCTCGCCGATCCCGTGGCCCGCAGCTGAGGCGGGGGGGGCGCCCGCCCCGCCTCACAGCCCGACGGGCAGACCGCACTGGCCGCGAAAGCGCAGAAGATGATCGGCCAGAACAACGGCGACCATGGCCTCGGCCACCGGCACCGCCCGAATGCCGACACAAGGATCATGCCGACCCTTGGTCACCACATCGACCGGCCGCCCCTGGGTATCCACGCTCTGGCGCGGGATCATGATTGAACTGGTCGGCTTGACCGCCAGTCGGGCGATGATCGTCTGCCCGGTGGAAATACCGCCCAACACGCCGCCGGCGTTATTGGACGTGAAGCGCACACCGCCCAGGCCGTTGGGCAGCATCTCGTCGGCGTTACTTTCGCCGCGCAAGCGGGCGGCTTCGAAGCCGGCGCCGATTTCAACGCCCTTGACGGCGTTGATGCTCATAAGGGCCTTGGCCAGATCCGCATCCAGCCGGTCATAAACCGGCTCGCCCAG
The DNA window shown above is from Rhodospirillum rubrum ATCC 11170 and carries:
- a CDS encoding S49 family peptidase; its protein translation is MRFIGKALLVVFAVVGILASVLIVSGAVALSSFIGKDEPLPTKLVLDLDASGSFSEDGGALPGLGFLSGEGERPSLRAVTEGLIAAASDPTVKGLMVRIGEGSLGMAQAQELRQAILAFRASGKPSIAYAETIGEFGQGTVPYYLASAVEDVWLQPSGMLGTTGFAVRMPFVRKLLDDLGILPQFIARKEFKDAAATATQYGMSPAQEISFGALVQGWSGQVVRAVAEARGLSEDQVRGLIDRSPLLAAEALESGLIDRLGYPDEARKAMGERAGTDEHLSVGQYAERQAKAKPAPGAKGLALIAASGPIVTGDGKVSPFDGKEIDARALAATIDSAVDDAGVAAIVLRIDSPGGSYVGSDLVWRAVSRARQHGLPVIASMGDVAASGGYYMAMGANKIVAQPGTLTGSIGVVAGKFTIAKASEDLGIAWGGVEAGRNAALFSLTDPFDEAGQRRMDQILDAIYADFTGKAAAGRGLSPEAIEEAARGRVWTGEDALAHGLVDALGGLQTAIELARTEAGLDPHAPLAITVYPKREGPEWLLRALMSAEQIGGVRSVRAALGLVSGLSSELAPTIDGLRATSAGPLAMPVIGR
- a CDS encoding polyprenyl synthetase family protein → MAAEALAINDHLSQLMPATDGPEGRVVDAMRYAALEGGKRLRPFLVLQSAQLFSVSRACALNVAAAIEMIHCYSLIHDDLPAMDNDDLRRGRPTVHRQYDEPTAILAGDALLTKAFEVIALPGTHSDPAVRCDLVTELAIAAGAKGMVGGQMIDLMAERGLIDGALDVPAITRMHQLKTGRLISFSSIAGAILGKAPRSQRQALFNYAHDLGLAFQIADDLLDVEGDTATLGKTAGKDEASGKSTFVSLLGLERARDQADMLAEQAVNHLDAFDEKADLLRAVARFVVDRKS
- the dxs gene encoding 1-deoxy-D-xylulose-5-phosphate synthase codes for the protein MTSRPITPLLDTIRGPSDTRGLSVAQLEQLAREVRAEMIDAVSVTGGHLGSGLGVVELTVALHHVFDTPDDRIIWDVGHQCYPHKILTGRRDRIRTLRQGGGLSGFTLREESPYDPFGAGHSSTSISAGLGMAIGSALAGDARDVVAVIGDGSMSAGMAYEAMNNAGAAKSRLIVILNDNDMSIAPPVGAMSAYLSRLLSSKSWLSIRTLAKEIVARLPDALERTAKRAEEYARGMVTGGGTLFEEMGFYYVGPIDGHRMDHLVPVLRNVREAGRDGPVLIHVVTQKGKGYAPAENAPDKYHGVSRFNVVTGVQEKAKPQAPSYTAVFGKQLVAAAAKDHRIVAVTAAMPGGTGLDKLAAAYPQRCFDVGIAEQHAVTFAAGLACEGLKPFVALYSSFLQRGYDQVVHDVVLQKLPVRFAIDRAGFVGADGATHGGVFDMAFLGCLPNLVVMCAADEAELARMVVTAAGHDSGPIALRYPRGEGVGVEIPEDPQPLAIGKGRIVREGKGVALLSIGTRLQSCLEACEILAARGLTPTVADARFLKPFDEELVADLAARHEVLIVVEEGAIGGFCSHVATWLANQGLLDGGLKLRALHIPDRFFEHDAPEVQCAKAGIDAQAITTAVLDALKLETSATIDAGALKA
- a CDS encoding TlyA family rRNA (cytidine-2'-O)-methyltransferase — translated: MNDDTAADDRRPPGDKRPGKLRLDQLLVDRGLVESRAKAQAVILAGLVFSGERRLEKAGAPVAADLAIDVRGQPHPWVSRGGMKLDKGLDSFGFSAEGLTCLDVGASTGGFTDVLLTRGAAKVYAVDVGYGQLAHKLRTDERVIVLERTNARHLDATLIPEPVGAVVCDASFIGLRTVLPAALGRAAPGAFLVALIKPQFEVGRERVGKGGVVRDPALHAEVCTTITDWLAALPGWSVVGLTESPIKGPEGNIEFLIGGRFSGV
- a CDS encoding exodeoxyribonuclease VII small subunit — encoded protein: MSDDIKHGVSRGPSGSGADENGIDIASLSFEQALTELESIVRKLEQGTIELDQAVGAYERGVALKRHCEAKLAEARMKVERISLGPDGSVGTAPFDAT